One stretch of Candidatus Polarisedimenticolia bacterium DNA includes these proteins:
- a CDS encoding TolC family protein has translation MWKRSPWVLLSLSLSAVAVAGDERTITLDEALRRAQEQSPAGLEIALEVERARARIGASGLWSNPEFALVREESAGVVERFANVTQTFPLTGRLALERDSARRGHAAAEAAASQERVALRARVQASFIDLLLAQERAGTVETARSQMQELVEALRAREREGESSGFDRMRAERELAEIAADLALARGELAGAGSSLAALVNLPPDGLLATGRLDAEEPLPKREEVLRRFETRGDVVALDLEAEGSDLAARAAHRRAVPDAALTFGTKTTEAGNSEDRGPVLGIALSIPILDRGQGQRGVARAEAALARARRAALARQVLGEIEAAYADTVSRRDAELAYGGLDDPEDLVRIARAAYDAGSMGILELLDAYRTVLAVRLRQLELHAAARRAETILDLAIGGNSPSAEAR, from the coding sequence ATGTGGAAAAGATCCCCGTGGGTCCTGCTATCCCTGTCTTTGTCAGCCGTCGCCGTCGCGGGCGACGAAAGGACGATTACCCTCGACGAAGCACTGCGCCGCGCCCAGGAGCAGTCTCCCGCGGGGCTGGAGATCGCCCTGGAGGTCGAGAGAGCGCGCGCCCGGATTGGCGCCAGCGGTCTTTGGAGCAATCCGGAATTCGCGCTCGTGCGCGAGGAATCGGCGGGCGTCGTGGAGCGTTTCGCGAACGTCACCCAGACTTTTCCTTTGACGGGCCGCCTGGCGCTCGAGCGGGACTCGGCCCGCCGGGGCCATGCGGCGGCCGAAGCCGCGGCCAGTCAGGAAAGGGTCGCCCTGCGCGCCAGGGTGCAGGCATCCTTCATCGACCTGCTGCTTGCCCAGGAGCGCGCCGGTACCGTCGAGACCGCACGCTCGCAGATGCAGGAGCTGGTGGAAGCCCTGCGCGCTCGCGAGCGCGAAGGTGAGTCTTCGGGATTCGATCGCATGAGAGCGGAGCGGGAGCTTGCCGAGATCGCCGCGGACCTTGCCCTCGCCCGCGGAGAGCTTGCCGGCGCCGGCTCTTCCCTGGCGGCGCTCGTGAACCTGCCGCCTGATGGCCTGCTGGCCACGGGCCGGCTGGATGCCGAAGAACCCCTGCCGAAGCGTGAGGAAGTCCTCCGACGCTTCGAAACCCGGGGCGACGTCGTGGCACTGGACCTCGAGGCCGAGGGCTCCGATCTGGCGGCTCGCGCCGCGCATCGCCGCGCGGTCCCCGACGCCGCGCTCACGTTCGGAACCAAGACCACGGAAGCGGGCAACTCCGAGGACAGAGGACCGGTTCTCGGCATCGCTCTCTCCATCCCTATCCTCGACCGGGGACAGGGGCAGCGCGGAGTGGCCCGGGCGGAAGCCGCCTTGGCGCGCGCCCGGCGAGCGGCCCTGGCGCGACAGGTCCTCGGCGAGATCGAGGCCGCCTATGCCGACACCGTCTCACGCCGCGACGCGGAGCTTGCCTACGGCGGCTTGGATGACCCGGAGGACCTCGTCCGGATCGCCCGTGCGGCCTACGACGCCGGAAGCATGGGGATTCTCGAGCTCCTCGACGCCTATCGCACCGTTCTCGCAGTGCGCCTCCGGCAGCTCGAGCTCCACGCGGCCGCCCGCCGCGCGGAAACCATCCTGGATCTGGCGATCGGGGGGAATTCTCCCTCGGCGGAGGCCCGATGA
- a CDS encoding glycoside hydrolase family 47 protein → MSNLRLLLAALTPMVLAMPAWASGPAADPKQPAVKQLDRTALAAEVRDEFLRSWKAYKEYAWGHDELKPLTKAPRDWYGESLLMTPVDALDTMLLMGLTEEADEAKQLILDKLSFDRDLPVKNFEITIRLLGGLLSSYQITGDERLLRLADDLGGRLLPAFESPTGMPYMFVNLKTGKPSGARSNPAEIGTLVLEFGTLSRLTGKQVYYDKAKNALVQLYRRRSKMGLVGEEIDVETGHWVSPQSHVGGGIDSYYEYLLKCSRLFDDKECGTMWRESLSALNKHLADEAPSGFWYAQVDMNTGKRTASEFGALHAFLPAVLALGGDLKHARRLQSSCDKMWRMHGIEPDLFDYRSMRVVAPAYPLRPEIIESATILHRLTRDPIYLAMGRAYFEAIKQRCRTDAGTTVLKDVTTGEQGDLMPSYYLAETLKYLYLLFSPDSKLDLDKVVFNTEAHPLRKAAPRPDGAR, encoded by the coding sequence ATGTCCAATCTTCGGCTTCTGCTCGCCGCTCTCACCCCGATGGTTCTGGCCATGCCGGCGTGGGCAAGCGGACCGGCGGCGGATCCCAAGCAGCCAGCCGTGAAACAGCTCGACCGGACGGCGCTGGCGGCCGAAGTACGCGACGAGTTCCTGCGCTCGTGGAAGGCCTACAAGGAATACGCCTGGGGCCACGATGAGCTCAAGCCACTCACCAAGGCACCCAGGGACTGGTACGGCGAGAGCCTGCTCATGACGCCGGTCGACGCCCTGGACACCATGCTCCTGATGGGCTTGACCGAGGAAGCAGACGAGGCGAAACAGCTGATCCTCGACAAGCTCTCTTTCGACCGGGACCTCCCGGTCAAGAACTTCGAAATCACCATCCGGCTGCTCGGCGGGCTGCTGTCGAGCTACCAGATCACCGGCGACGAGCGGTTGCTGCGTCTCGCCGACGATCTCGGAGGGCGCCTGCTCCCCGCCTTCGAATCGCCCACCGGCATGCCGTATATGTTCGTCAATCTCAAGACGGGCAAGCCTTCCGGAGCGCGCAGCAATCCCGCCGAAATCGGTACCCTGGTCCTGGAGTTCGGAACCCTCTCCCGGCTCACCGGCAAGCAGGTGTACTACGACAAAGCCAAGAACGCCCTGGTGCAGCTCTATCGCCGCCGATCGAAGATGGGACTGGTGGGCGAGGAGATCGACGTGGAGACCGGCCATTGGGTCAGCCCGCAGAGCCATGTGGGCGGCGGCATCGATTCCTACTATGAGTACCTCCTCAAGTGCTCGCGGCTGTTCGACGATAAGGAATGCGGGACGATGTGGCGGGAAAGCCTGAGCGCCCTCAACAAGCATCTGGCCGACGAGGCGCCTTCGGGATTCTGGTACGCCCAGGTGGACATGAACACCGGCAAGCGCACCGCGAGCGAGTTCGGCGCGCTGCACGCGTTCCTGCCCGCGGTGCTCGCCCTGGGGGGCGATCTGAAGCACGCGCGCCGCCTTCAGTCATCCTGCGACAAGATGTGGCGGATGCATGGCATCGAGCCCGACCTGTTCGACTATCGGTCGATGCGCGTCGTCGCCCCCGCCTACCCGCTGCGCCCCGAGATCATCGAATCAGCCACCATCCTCCATCGCCTCACCCGGGATCCCATTTATCTGGCGATGGGACGCGCCTACTTCGAGGCAATCAAGCAGCGCTGCCGGACGGATGCCGGCACCACGGTCCTGAAGGACGTCACCACCGGGGAACAAGGCGATCTGATGCCCAGCTATTACCTCGCCGAGACCCTCAAGTACCTCTATCTTCTCTTCTCCCCCGACAGCAAGCTCGATCTGGATAAGGTCGTCTTCAATACCGAGGCCCATCCGCTGCGGAAAGCCGCGCCCCGGCCGGACGGCGCGCGCTGA
- a CDS encoding NADP-dependent malic enzyme encodes MDLHREALSYHRGGRPGKIEVVATKPCRTQRDLSLAYTPGVAEPCREIQGNPESVYELTGKGNLVAVVSNGTAVLGLGAIGPAAGKPVMEGKAVLFKRFADVDVFDLEIDSTDPEEVIRTVRLLEPTFGGINLEDIAAPACFRIEEELIRTMSIPVFHDDQHGTAIIAGAAVVNALELQRKRLTEVRVVFAGAGSAAIASAKILLALGMQTNQILMVDRSGVVHKGREKGMNPYKALFATDEKCRTLAEAMRGADLLIGLSEANLVTREMVASMAPRPIILAMANPDPEIPYDTARRVRDDLIMATGRSDFPNQVNNVLGFPFIFRGALDVRAAAINLPMKLAALHALAGLARQAVPESVLSAYGQGRFTFGPEYIIPKPFDPRVITWEATAVARAAMESGVARRSVDLEQYRERLESRLGPAREAMRIITHRARKDSRSIVFPEGTHPRILRAATVLVEDRVARPILLGSAEAVQEAARDLGVPLAGVTVVDPARSKVADAAADTLYALRRRKGVTREDARRMVLDPDMFGALMVARGEADALVSGVTRHYPDVIRPLLQIIGTRPGVQRVVGVFLMTFRNRSIFVADATVNVEPDAATLAETAILASDLACRFGLEPRIAMLSFSNFGSVGHPFARKVAEATRMVRERRPDLVVDGEMQADTAVEPHLAETVFPFSAIRGDANVLVFPDLSAANVAYKLLHRLGGAEIIGPMLAGMDKPVHVLHQGSTVSDIVNLATIAVADAALARKVDLPATGEAMLAAAQD; translated from the coding sequence ATGGATCTTCACCGCGAGGCACTGAGCTACCACCGTGGCGGCCGCCCCGGAAAGATCGAGGTCGTCGCCACCAAGCCCTGCAGGACCCAGCGCGACCTGTCGCTCGCCTATACGCCCGGCGTGGCCGAGCCGTGCCGGGAGATCCAGGGGAACCCCGAGTCGGTCTACGAGCTCACGGGCAAGGGCAATCTCGTGGCGGTCGTCAGCAACGGCACGGCGGTGCTGGGATTGGGCGCCATCGGCCCGGCGGCCGGCAAACCGGTCATGGAGGGGAAGGCAGTCCTTTTCAAGCGCTTCGCCGACGTGGACGTCTTCGACCTGGAGATCGATTCGACCGACCCGGAGGAGGTCATCCGGACCGTGCGTCTGCTCGAGCCGACCTTCGGCGGCATCAACCTCGAGGACATCGCCGCCCCGGCCTGCTTCCGGATTGAGGAGGAGCTGATCCGGACCATGAGCATCCCGGTCTTCCACGATGACCAGCACGGAACCGCGATCATCGCCGGGGCTGCCGTGGTGAACGCCCTGGAGCTGCAGCGCAAGCGTCTGACGGAGGTGCGCGTGGTGTTCGCGGGCGCGGGGTCGGCGGCCATCGCTTCGGCAAAGATTCTCCTGGCGCTGGGCATGCAGACGAATCAGATCCTCATGGTGGATCGCTCCGGCGTGGTCCACAAAGGACGCGAGAAGGGGATGAATCCCTACAAGGCCCTCTTCGCCACCGACGAGAAGTGCCGCACCCTGGCGGAGGCGATGCGCGGCGCAGACCTGCTCATCGGATTGAGCGAAGCCAATCTGGTCACCCGGGAGATGGTGGCATCGATGGCGCCGAGGCCGATCATCCTGGCGATGGCGAATCCGGATCCGGAGATCCCCTACGACACGGCGCGCCGCGTGCGGGATGACCTGATCATGGCGACGGGAAGGTCGGACTTTCCGAACCAGGTCAACAATGTCCTGGGATTTCCCTTCATCTTCCGTGGGGCCCTCGACGTGCGGGCCGCCGCCATCAACCTGCCGATGAAGCTGGCGGCCTTGCATGCCCTGGCCGGGCTGGCCCGCCAGGCGGTTCCCGAGAGCGTGCTTTCCGCTTACGGTCAGGGGCGCTTCACCTTCGGGCCGGAATACATCATTCCCAAGCCCTTCGATCCGCGAGTCATCACCTGGGAGGCGACGGCGGTGGCGCGGGCGGCCATGGAGTCGGGCGTGGCCCGGCGCTCGGTCGATCTCGAGCAGTACCGCGAACGGTTGGAGAGCCGCCTGGGCCCCGCGCGGGAGGCGATGCGGATCATCACGCATCGCGCCCGCAAGGATTCGCGCTCGATCGTTTTCCCCGAGGGGACCCATCCCCGCATCCTTCGGGCCGCGACGGTCCTGGTCGAAGATCGCGTCGCGCGGCCCATTTTGCTCGGTTCTGCGGAGGCGGTGCAGGAGGCGGCGCGGGACCTGGGGGTGCCGCTTGCCGGGGTGACGGTCGTCGATCCTGCACGCTCCAAGGTGGCCGACGCCGCCGCTGACACGCTGTACGCCCTGCGGCGGCGCAAGGGCGTGACGCGCGAAGACGCCCGCCGGATGGTCCTCGATCCCGACATGTTCGGGGCGCTCATGGTCGCGCGCGGCGAGGCGGACGCCCTGGTCTCCGGGGTGACGCGCCACTATCCGGACGTCATCAGACCGCTGCTGCAGATCATCGGGACCCGCCCCGGCGTGCAGCGGGTCGTGGGTGTGTTCCTGATGACCTTCCGCAACCGATCGATCTTCGTCGCCGACGCGACCGTCAACGTCGAGCCCGACGCCGCGACGCTGGCGGAAACCGCCATCCTGGCCAGCGATCTGGCGTGTCGCTTCGGTCTCGAGCCGAGGATTGCCATGCTGTCGTTCTCGAACTTCGGCAGTGTCGGACATCCCTTCGCGCGGAAGGTCGCCGAGGCCACCCGCATGGTCCGCGAGCGGCGCCCCGACCTGGTGGTGGACGGCGAGATGCAGGCCGACACTGCCGTGGAGCCGCATCTGGCGGAGACCGTGTTCCCGTTCAGCGCCATCCGGGGGGATGCCAACGTGCTCGTCTTCCCGGATCTCTCCGCCGCCAACGTCGCCTACAAGCTCCTGCACCGGCTTGGAGGGGCCGAAATAATCGGCCCGATGCTGGCCGGCATGGACAAACCCGTGCACGTGCTGCACCAGGGAAGCACGGTGAGCGACATCGTGAACCTGGCGACGATCGCGGTGGCGGACGCCGCTCTGGCTCGAAAAGTGGATTTGCCGGCGACCGGCGAGGCAATGCTGGCCGCGGCACAGGATTGA
- a CDS encoding CusA/CzcA family heavy metal efflux RND transporter, whose product MIHRLIELSLRNRLAVTMAAVLLVAAGAVALGRLPIDAMPDVTSVQVQVLTKAPALGPLEIEQFITRPIENAMSGLPRLEEVRSVSRYGLSAVTVVFQDGTDIYWARNLVEQRLSAAQESIPPDVERPEMGPISTGLGEVFMFVLEGEGHSAMELRTLLDWDIAYRLRSVPGVIEVNTWGGLAKQYHVLLDPGRLLAYHLSIPQVFQAVERNNLNRGGGIIEKGGEGYVIRGEGMVTGAADLEKVVVGTTAEGTPILIRHVAEVREGPMLRIGGATKDGKGETVIGMVMMLAGENAREVVGRVKQALDEIQPTLPKGIRIVPYYDREALVSRVISTVSKNLVEGGLLVIAVLLLVLGNLRGGLIVASAIPLSMLIAFIAMVRSGISGNLMSLGAIDFGLIVDGSVVMVENIVRRTAGSPQSRDERQQSVLAAALEVGRPIAFAVGIILIVYLPILSLSGIEGKMFRPMAWTVVFAIAGSLLVALTIIPVLCSLVLPPQVRERETWLLRAAHRAYEPALRWAMARPRATGLIALGVFCLSMLAVPFLGAEFVPRLDEGDIVIQASRLPSVSLTQSLASTTQIEKVLVKIPEVETVVSRTGSPEVATDVMGLDLSDVFVILKPPGEWRRGIDKQELIAEMHEALEKNVPANVFSFTQPIEMRFNELIAGAKSDLAVKVFGDDLDVLSAKAAELGSLIARIPGAADVRIEQTAGLPMIRVVVNRDRIARLGASADDVLSAVEAARSGRIVGSVLEGRRRFEIAVRLKEGVATDPHSLAAVPVGTQDGRLIPLAQLADIEIQEGPAQISREQALRRVTIEANVRGRDIAGFVAEARRAVATRLDLPSGYYVTWGGQFEHLEAATRRLAIAVPFALFLILTLLYAAFGSIRAAALIFLNVPMAATGGIGALLVRGMPFSISAGIGFIALFGVAVLNGVVLLSFTRKLETEEGMDPGQAALRAAHIRLRPVLMTALVASLGFVPMALATGAGAEVQKPLATVVIGGLLTSTLLTLLVLPTLYRWFAGPGTAASQRP is encoded by the coding sequence ATGATCCATCGCCTGATCGAACTGTCGCTGCGAAACCGTCTCGCGGTGACCATGGCCGCCGTCCTCCTGGTCGCCGCCGGGGCGGTTGCGCTCGGAAGACTTCCCATCGATGCCATGCCCGACGTCACCTCGGTCCAGGTGCAGGTGCTGACCAAGGCTCCGGCCCTCGGGCCTCTCGAGATCGAACAGTTCATCACGCGTCCCATCGAGAACGCGATGAGCGGCCTTCCCCGGCTCGAGGAGGTCCGCTCGGTCTCGCGCTACGGGCTGTCGGCCGTGACGGTCGTCTTCCAGGACGGGACCGACATCTACTGGGCCAGGAACCTCGTCGAGCAGCGTCTCTCCGCCGCCCAGGAGTCGATCCCACCCGACGTCGAGCGCCCGGAAATGGGCCCCATCTCCACCGGCCTCGGCGAGGTCTTCATGTTCGTCCTCGAAGGCGAGGGACACTCGGCGATGGAGCTGCGCACGCTGCTGGATTGGGACATTGCCTACCGGCTGCGCAGCGTCCCCGGGGTGATCGAGGTCAACACCTGGGGAGGGCTCGCGAAGCAATATCACGTCCTCCTGGATCCCGGCCGGCTCCTCGCCTACCACCTTTCGATTCCCCAGGTCTTCCAGGCGGTGGAGCGCAACAACCTGAACCGCGGCGGCGGCATCATCGAGAAAGGCGGCGAGGGCTATGTGATCCGCGGAGAAGGCATGGTTACCGGCGCCGCGGATCTGGAAAAGGTCGTCGTCGGCACCACCGCCGAGGGAACGCCCATCCTCATCCGGCACGTCGCCGAGGTGCGGGAAGGACCGATGCTGCGCATCGGCGGCGCGACCAAGGATGGAAAAGGAGAAACGGTCATCGGGATGGTCATGATGCTCGCGGGCGAGAATGCGCGCGAAGTGGTGGGTCGCGTGAAACAGGCCCTCGACGAGATCCAGCCGACCCTCCCGAAGGGGATCCGGATCGTTCCCTACTACGACCGCGAGGCCCTCGTCTCGCGCGTCATCTCGACGGTTTCCAAGAACCTCGTCGAGGGAGGTCTCCTCGTCATCGCCGTCCTCCTGCTGGTGCTCGGAAACCTCCGGGGCGGGCTGATCGTCGCCTCCGCCATCCCTCTGTCGATGTTGATCGCCTTCATCGCCATGGTGCGCTCCGGCATCTCGGGGAACCTCATGAGCCTCGGAGCCATCGACTTCGGGCTGATCGTCGACGGCTCGGTCGTCATGGTGGAGAACATCGTGCGCCGGACCGCCGGCTCGCCACAGTCCCGCGACGAGCGCCAGCAATCCGTTCTGGCGGCCGCCCTGGAGGTCGGCAGACCGATCGCCTTCGCCGTCGGGATCATCCTGATCGTCTACCTGCCAATCCTGTCCCTCAGCGGCATCGAAGGGAAGATGTTCCGGCCCATGGCCTGGACCGTGGTTTTCGCGATCGCCGGGTCGCTCCTGGTGGCCCTCACGATTATCCCGGTGCTCTGCTCTCTGGTCCTTCCTCCACAGGTCAGAGAGCGGGAAACCTGGCTTCTCCGGGCGGCGCATCGAGCCTACGAGCCGGCTCTCCGATGGGCGATGGCACGTCCCCGAGCCACCGGCCTCATCGCCCTCGGGGTCTTTTGCCTCTCGATGCTCGCCGTCCCCTTTCTCGGTGCGGAGTTCGTCCCGCGCCTCGACGAAGGCGATATCGTGATCCAGGCTTCGCGCCTGCCCAGCGTGTCGCTCACGCAGTCGCTTGCCTCGACCACTCAGATCGAAAAGGTCCTGGTCAAGATTCCCGAAGTCGAGACGGTCGTGTCCCGTACCGGAAGCCCCGAAGTGGCCACCGACGTGATGGGCCTGGATCTCTCCGATGTTTTCGTCATTCTCAAGCCCCCGGGGGAATGGCGCCGCGGGATCGACAAGCAGGAGCTCATCGCCGAAATGCACGAGGCCCTCGAAAAGAACGTCCCGGCCAACGTCTTCAGCTTCACCCAGCCGATCGAGATGCGCTTCAACGAGCTGATCGCGGGCGCCAAGAGCGACCTGGCTGTGAAGGTTTTCGGAGACGATCTCGACGTCCTCTCCGCCAAGGCCGCCGAGCTCGGCTCCCTGATCGCAAGGATTCCCGGCGCGGCGGACGTCCGCATCGAGCAGACCGCGGGACTCCCCATGATTCGCGTCGTGGTGAACCGGGATCGAATCGCCCGCCTGGGAGCCAGCGCGGACGACGTGCTGTCGGCCGTCGAGGCGGCCCGCAGCGGGCGGATCGTGGGAAGCGTCCTGGAAGGAAGGCGCCGCTTCGAAATCGCGGTGCGTCTCAAGGAGGGCGTCGCGACCGATCCCCATTCCCTTGCCGCGGTTCCTGTCGGGACGCAGGACGGCCGACTGATACCGCTGGCCCAGCTGGCGGATATCGAGATCCAGGAAGGTCCGGCCCAGATCAGCCGGGAGCAGGCGCTCCGCCGGGTCACCATCGAAGCCAATGTGCGCGGCCGCGACATCGCCGGCTTCGTCGCCGAGGCCCGCCGTGCCGTGGCGACCCGCCTCGACCTGCCTTCAGGCTACTACGTGACCTGGGGTGGGCAGTTCGAGCATCTCGAGGCGGCGACGAGACGCCTCGCCATCGCCGTTCCGTTCGCCCTTTTCCTGATTCTCACGCTCCTGTACGCCGCCTTCGGATCGATCCGGGCGGCGGCGCTGATCTTCCTGAACGTGCCGATGGCGGCCACCGGAGGCATCGGCGCTCTCCTCGTCCGCGGCATGCCCTTCAGCATCTCGGCGGGAATCGGCTTCATCGCGCTCTTCGGGGTCGCCGTCCTCAACGGCGTCGTCCTTCTCTCGTTCACCCGCAAGCTGGAGACCGAGGAGGGAATGGATCCGGGGCAAGCTGCCCTGCGCGCGGCCCATATCCGCCTTCGCCCGGTCCTGATGACGGCGCTGGTCGCGAGCCTGGGATTCGTGCCGATGGCGCTCGCAACGGGAGCCGGAGCGGAAGTCCAGAAGCCGCTCGCCACGGTGGTCATCGGAGGGTTGCTCACGTCGACGCTTCTGACCTTGCTGGTCCTTCCGACGCTTTATCGATGGTTCGCCGGACCGGGAACAGCAGCGTCGCAGCGACCCTGA
- a CDS encoding efflux RND transporter periplasmic adaptor subunit: MMHPVSHAQPRWAKPTLTTLLFLAIACGGTPEPEHEKEAAHPAREEIVLSTEAVRAAGIEVVSVSRETFHPHVIASGIIRPIASKNVTVRPLAGGRVVRVLADIGDRVRRGQILASIEGAEVSAAVARHRTAAAHEEAARRALERGEKLLEMKGISRAEVEIRRAEAESASAEAQAARQDLARLGLDPDDKSLADRPRAEFSVTAPMEGVVLSRSLSPGLLVGREAALFEIAELSRVWAIVDVYEKDLGQVRDQGEVEITTDTFPGSVFTGTIALIEPSLDEAGRTAHLRVALDNASGQLRPGMFITAAIPLRGATDAEATAVPSDAVQMITGLPAVFVEKGPGRFELRPVEVGREAHGMTEIRHGLKEQERVATKGAFVLKSELLKGTIEGEEH; this comes from the coding sequence ATGATGCACCCTGTGTCTCACGCGCAACCCCGGTGGGCGAAACCGACCCTGACCACGCTGCTCTTCCTGGCGATTGCCTGCGGCGGGACACCGGAGCCGGAGCACGAGAAAGAAGCGGCACATCCGGCCAGGGAAGAGATCGTCCTCTCGACGGAGGCCGTCCGGGCGGCAGGCATCGAGGTCGTTTCGGTCTCCCGTGAGACGTTCCACCCTCACGTCATCGCCAGCGGGATCATCCGTCCCATCGCGTCGAAGAACGTGACGGTGAGGCCCCTCGCCGGCGGCCGGGTGGTCCGGGTCCTCGCCGACATCGGGGACCGGGTCAGGCGAGGTCAGATCCTGGCCAGCATCGAAGGCGCCGAAGTGAGCGCCGCCGTGGCCAGGCATCGGACCGCGGCCGCGCACGAGGAAGCCGCCAGGCGCGCCCTGGAGCGCGGCGAGAAGCTCCTGGAGATGAAAGGCATCAGCCGTGCCGAGGTGGAGATCCGCCGCGCCGAAGCCGAATCCGCGTCGGCGGAGGCCCAGGCGGCCCGGCAGGATCTCGCTCGCCTCGGACTCGATCCCGACGATAAATCGCTGGCCGATCGCCCTCGCGCCGAGTTTTCCGTGACGGCTCCCATGGAGGGGGTCGTCCTGTCACGGTCCCTCTCACCGGGATTGCTGGTCGGGCGGGAAGCCGCCCTGTTCGAGATCGCCGAGCTGTCTCGAGTCTGGGCCATCGTAGATGTCTACGAGAAGGACCTCGGACAGGTCCGGGACCAGGGTGAGGTGGAGATCACGACCGACACCTTCCCAGGGTCCGTCTTCACGGGAACGATCGCCCTTATCGAGCCGTCGCTCGACGAGGCGGGGCGGACGGCCCATCTGCGGGTGGCTCTCGACAACGCCTCGGGACAGCTTCGTCCCGGGATGTTCATCACGGCCGCGATTCCATTGCGCGGAGCAACCGATGCCGAAGCGACCGCCGTTCCCAGCGACGCCGTGCAGATGATCACCGGCCTGCCCGCGGTCTTCGTCGAGAAAGGACCCGGGCGGTTCGAGCTGCGGCCCGTCGAGGTGGGCCGGGAGGCGCACGGGATGACGGAGATCCGCCACGGCTTGAAGGAGCAGGAGCGCGTGGCGACAAAGGGCGCCTTCGTTCTCAAGTCGGAATTGCTGAAAGGGACCATCGAAGGCGAGGAGCACTGA
- a CDS encoding branched-chain amino acid transaminase, giving the protein MAEQVVFLNGHFMPESQARIPLLTHGLQYGTGVFEGIRAYRDEESREVLLFRATDHFARMAQNVKFLKIRMLAQPADLARIAARLIRLNGFETDVYVRPIAFKAATKVGVNLPVEESFAMIAVPMGDYVDTRKGLHCGISSWRRLQDNSIPCRAKICGAYVNSALAAQEARDRGFDEAIFLNEEGRVAEGSAMNLFMVRDGRLVTPDASQGILEGITRDTIIRMAREVLDVRTDERGVDRAELVVADELFLCGTAAQIAPVTRIDGRVIANGAPGPLTLQLQSLYERVVRGRIPEYRAWAEPVYGYDRTAKAAVPAVA; this is encoded by the coding sequence ATGGCGGAGCAGGTTGTTTTCCTGAACGGACACTTCATGCCGGAATCGCAGGCGCGCATTCCGCTGCTGACCCACGGCCTGCAGTACGGCACGGGAGTGTTCGAGGGGATTCGCGCCTACCGTGACGAGGAGAGCCGCGAGGTGCTGCTGTTTCGTGCCACCGATCACTTCGCGCGCATGGCCCAGAACGTGAAGTTCCTGAAGATCCGGATGCTGGCCCAGCCCGCGGATCTGGCCAGGATTGCCGCGCGGCTGATCCGCCTGAACGGTTTCGAGACCGACGTCTATGTCAGGCCCATCGCCTTCAAGGCGGCCACCAAGGTGGGCGTCAACCTGCCTGTTGAGGAGTCCTTCGCGATGATCGCGGTGCCCATGGGGGACTACGTCGACACCCGCAAGGGGCTGCATTGCGGCATCTCATCGTGGCGGCGGCTTCAGGACAATTCCATTCCGTGCCGGGCCAAGATCTGCGGCGCCTACGTCAACTCCGCGCTGGCGGCGCAGGAGGCGCGCGATCGGGGCTTCGACGAGGCGATCTTCCTCAACGAGGAAGGGCGGGTCGCGGAGGGGAGCGCCATGAACCTGTTCATGGTGCGCGACGGGCGCCTGGTGACGCCCGACGCTTCCCAGGGAATCCTGGAAGGGATCACGCGGGACACCATCATCCGCATGGCGCGCGAGGTGCTGGACGTCCGCACCGACGAGCGCGGAGTGGACCGGGCGGAGCTGGTGGTGGCCGACGAGCTCTTCCTTTGCGGGACCGCCGCCCAGATCGCTCCGGTGACGCGCATCGACGGGCGCGTGATCGCCAACGGCGCTCCGGGTCCCCTGACCCTGCAGCTGCAATCGCTCTACGAGCGCGTGGTGCGGGGCAGAATCCCCGAATACCGCGCGTGGGCCGAGCCCGTGTACGGCTACGATCGAACGGCGAAGGCGGCGGTTCCGGCCGTGGCTTGA
- a CDS encoding sulfur transferase domain-containing protein, giving the protein MIGLGAASALEPTPSVDPAVKKSEAPGIKNYSLLEGSRGYGGARFGFGGATEPSAMAFLKKQGFASVINLRAATEEGADVEAGRAAALQAKLAYFHIPFDPAHPDPDVVEKFLAVLGAPANQPVFIHCKSGNRVGSLWMIKRVLKDGWTIDKAREEAVAIGLATPQAEKFALDTIAPVPTVRK; this is encoded by the coding sequence TTGATCGGGTTGGGCGCCGCTTCGGCCCTGGAGCCGACTCCATCCGTCGACCCCGCGGTGAAGAAGTCGGAGGCTCCGGGGATCAAGAATTACTCCCTGCTGGAAGGCTCCCGCGGTTATGGGGGCGCCAGGTTCGGCTTCGGCGGGGCGACCGAGCCCTCGGCGATGGCCTTCCTCAAGAAGCAAGGCTTCGCCTCGGTCATCAACCTGCGGGCCGCGACCGAGGAAGGCGCCGACGTCGAGGCGGGCAGAGCGGCGGCCCTGCAGGCGAAGCTCGCTTACTTCCATATTCCTTTCGATCCGGCCCATCCCGATCCGGATGTGGTCGAGAAGTTCCTGGCCGTCCTGGGCGCTCCCGCGAACCAGCCGGTGTTCATCCATTGCAAGTCGGGAAACCGGGTGGGCTCCCTGTGGATGATCAAGCGCGTCCTGAAGGACGGATGGACCATCGACAAGGCCCGCGAGGAGGCTGTGGCGATCGGGCTCGCGACGCCGCAGGCCGAGAAATTCGCTCTCGACACCATCGCCCCGGTGCCCACGGTGCGGAAGTAG